In a single window of the Drosophila subpulchrella strain 33 F10 #4 breed RU33 chromosome X, RU_Dsub_v1.1 Primary Assembly, whole genome shotgun sequence genome:
- the LOC119557673 gene encoding probable RNA-binding protein 19 encodes MSRIIVKQLPKHITEDKLRQIFGAQGTITDLQLKYTPDGKFRQFCFVGYSSEEEAQSAIRHFNNSCIQTSRVRVESCAALGSEDKPQSWSKYAKDSKKNLDKLKAKEEEEAAAAKTKEAKKKSKEKADKVEKILGRHKDDPEFQEFLQAHDKSRTLWGNDLGVNNNQEEQEDGEDAEDQEDPPGGRDDSGVDADAGDEDGQEDEAEDDDDDEDTGKLAEKPISDLEYMKSLMAPTSGDAAAKKPKVKADKSNLELFTIKIHNVPYNTKRQEVLKFFKPLKPYSVRLPSKVHGFCYVGFKTEKDMAKGMLKNKSFIKGKQVFFSDFTEKNKVTKANKTGQSLADPATADAGNAKWKHQQDSLSKEDDISESGRIFFRNLAYTTTEEDLRKLFEQYGPVVEVNLPVDKLTRKIKGFGTVTYMMPEHALKAFNSLDGSDFHGRLLHLLPGKDIEKNPQDDLDENDASLSFKEKKALKLKKSAQKPIGWNTLFLGANAVADILAKQFKTSKERILDTSDGGSGAAVRLALGETQIVIEMKRFLEEEGVRLNAFDEPAKKRSNTVILAKNLPAATETSELTPIFSRFGPIGRIVLPPSGVTALIEYCDPLEARQAFKKLAYSKFKNAPLYLEWAPEEVFTKTLSGEPVIPKSEPEPKPKEEPKQKEKQDVKAEEEEKKEEPRAEDADDEPEPNTTLFLRNLNFKTVQETVEKHFRHLGSIHTVEIAKRRDPENPRNFNSLGYGFIQFKKSSVAEHALKNLQLTHIDGNPVELKRSDRVLKTQDNDGAQRRLASQKKQTGTKILVRNIPFQAQYREVRDIFKAFGELRSLRIPKKATTGEEAHRGFGFVDYMSKAEAKRAFEALSASTHLYGRRLVLEWSANDDSQDVDELRKRTAAKFGDSQSATAAKRSRKSFFDVEGSVQPNQDEDEEEEEQ; translated from the exons ATGTCGCGTATTATAGTGAAGCAGCTGCCCAAGCAT ATCACCGAGGACAAACTGCGTCAGATTTTCGGTGCCCAGGGAACAATTACGGATCTGCAACTGAAGTACACGCCCGATGGAAAGTTCCGGCAGTTCTGCTTCGTGGGCTACAGCTCCGAGGAGGAGGCCCAGTCGGCCATACGACACTTCAACAACTCCTGCATCCAAACCAGCCGGGTGCGCGTCGAATCCTGTGCCGCCCTGGGCAGCGAGGATAAGCCCCAGTCGTGGAGCAAGTACGCCAAGGACAGCAAGAAGAACCTGGACAAACTGAAGGccaaggaggaggaggaggcggcggCCGCCAAAACTAAGGAGGCCAAAAAGAAAAGCAAAGAGAAGGCGGACAAGGTGGAGAAGATTCTGGGCAGGCACAAGGACGATCCGGAGTTCCAGGAGTTTCTGCAGGCGCACGACAAGTCGCGTACCCTGTGGGGCAACGATTTGGGCGTGAACAACAACCAGGAAGAGCAGGAGGATGGTGAAGATGCAGAGGACCAGGAAGATCCACCAGGTGGCAGGGATGACAGTGGAGTGGATGCCGATGCAGGGGATGAGGATGGTCAGGAAGATGAGGCTGAGGACGATGACGACGATGAAGACACGGGCAAACTGGCCGAGAAGCCCATCAGCGATCTGGAGTACATGAAATCCCTGATGGCACCCACATCCGGAGATGCCGCCGCCAAGAAACCCAAAGTCAAGGCGGACAAATCCAACCTAGAGCTATTCACCATCAAAATCCACAATGTGCCGTACAACACCAAGCGCCAGGAGGTGCTCAAGTTCTTCAAGCCCCTGAAACCCTACTCCGTCCGACTGCCCAGCAAAGTTCACGGCTTCTGTTACGTGGGCTTCAAGACGGAAAAGGACATGGCCAAGGGAATGCTAAAGAACAAGAGCTTCATCAAGGGCAAACAGGTTTTCTTCTCCGACTTCACCGAGAAGAACAAGGTGACCAAGGCGAATAAGACTGGACAATCATTGGCGGACCCGGCCACCGCAGATGCGGGCAATGCGAAGTGGAAGCATCAGCAGGATAGTTTGTCCAAGGAAGATGACATCTCCGAGTCGGGGAGAATATTCTTCAGGAATCTGGCCTACACCACCACTGAGGAGGATCTGCGCAAGCTGTTCGAGCAATATGGTCCCGTGGTGGAGGTGAACCTGCCGGTGGACAAGCTCACGCGAAAGATCAAGGGCTTCGGAACAGTCACCTACATGATGCCGGAGCACGCTCTGAAGGCCTTCAATAGCCTAGATGGCTCAGATTTTCATGGACGTCTGTTGCATCTGCTGCCCGGCAAGGATATCGAAAAGAATCCCCAAGACGATCTGGATGAGAACGATGCCAGTCTCTCGTTCAAAGAAAAGAAGGCCCTGAAGCTGAAGAAGAGCGCCCAGAAGCCAATTGGCTGGAACACACTGTTCTTGGGTGCCAATGCCGTTGCGGACATTCTGGCCAAGCAGTTCAAGACCTCCAAGGAGCGCATCTTGGACACCAGCGACGGTGGCAGTGGTGCCGCCGTCCGTCTGGCTCTGGGTGAAACCCAAATCGTCATCGAGATGAAGCGCTTCCTGGAGGAGGAAGGCGTCCGGCTGAATGCCTTCGATGAGCCCGCCAAGAAACGCTCCAACACTGTGATACTGGCCAAGAATCTGCCGGCGGCCACTGAAACCTCTGAGCTTACACCCATATTCAGTCGCTTTGGCCCGATTGGCAGGATTGTGCTACCTCCCAGTGGGGTGACGGCGCTCATCGAGTACTGTGATCCCCTGGAGGCAAGGCAAGCCTTCAAGAAGCTGGCCTACAGCAAGTTCAAGAACGCCCCACTCTACTTGGAGTGGGCGCCCGAAGAGGTCTTCACCAAGACCCTTAGCGGCGAGCCAGTTATTCCCAAATCGGAACCCGAGCCCAAACCCAAGGAAGAACCAAAGCAAAAGGAGAAGCAAGATGTCAAGgcagaggaggaggagaagaaGGAGGAACCCAGAGCAGAGGATGCCGATGATGAACCCGAACCAAATACCACACTCTTCCTGCGCAACCTGAACTTCAAGACCGTGCAGGAAACCGTGGAGAAACACTTCCGCCACCTGGGCAGCATTCACACCGTGGAGATAGCCAAACGAAGGGATCCCGAGAATCCCCGTAACTTCAATTCCCTGGGCTACGGATTTATTCAGTTCAAGAAGTCCTCGGTGGCCGAGCATGCCCTTAAAAACTTGCAGCTGACCCACATCGATGGCAATCCCGTGGAGCTCAAGCGCAGCGATCGGGTGCTCAA GACTCAAGACAATGATGGAGCACAACGTCGACTGGCCTCGCAGAAGAAACAAACTGGCACCAAGATTCTGGTGCGGAATATTCCCTTCCAGGCACAATACCGCGAAGTTCGTGACATATTCAA GGCCTTTGGCGAGCTGCGTTCTCTGAGGATTCCCAAGAAGGCCACCACCGGCGAGGAGGCGCACCGTGGCTTCGGATTCGTTGACTACATGTCCAAGGCGGAGGCCAAGCGTGCCTTCGAGGCCCTGAGTGCCAGTACGCATCTGTACGGTCGTCGTTTGGTCCTCGAGTGGAGCGCCAATGATGACAGCCAGGACGTGGATGAGCTTCGCAAGCGGACGGCGGCCAAGTTCGGTGATAGTCAGTCGGCAACGGCGGCGAAACGCAGCAGGAAATCCTTCTTCGATGTGGAGGGCAGTGTGCAGCCAAATCAAGACGAGGacgaagaggaggaggagcagtaA
- the LOC119557672 gene encoding uncharacterized protein LOC119557672 isoform X2 has protein sequence MPYSRIALVALLLLISSCPGRSSNGTHKQQAEALTGHRYSSNITILHEVEDSETETPLVLNTHEILPLKPLKKKAYLPLEKILPSIEYVKPPHPLKDYELHPVTFDFNLGDLEDLEHEVIKKGDLSSQEQHVLASDTSYSPSNPDENDTVDVELSTEPTTATLPGTTTTTTTGTPVTTTTTTTTSSTHILKILRSKPQMAPKLGRDLLKQSGDDELQVKTLGSTINSINRYLVANANGTGNGSMAESLYGQANYFQLVANLYDHFYWQISEIRTSVRTGCGLEMQAYLTALHSSYEWAQKAYDSSGRYRGQLLFGNDKWLGQLSFCYEVNRQSSSEERKHFDMEFYVADVALHLPRLNRSMLLSLGECLPKSCSAHDVQSILSLDPYARMLTVLGAHNTSVQQPPLQVLHVRTVPGLYSHWRQLKFQVFISFMLTLFLVILVASYYQLKIDERRLVVAPIAAISGKCDGTSAKNGGFYAKPFELFQMRPLGSTNPSTEGAEIDVNGNRQRSGDSTDVADGVNGVVGDPNTSTAMGSMAAKSEMTDYQVETGSCAGATGTYEAEQPIALHQQILLCFALQTNAKAILNIDKTKETHTSCLHGLRVFSVLWTMMVHTYLQMFAIGENKFERVITERSFWYQVIGNATFSVDSFFFISGLLVTLLYLKQDRKHPAETCLFIKRSCSETFMMLLYRYLRLTPVYLFVVIFNDFAVRQGLETSVFQPAKIEHNTCRVYWWRNILYINNYFPQTEMCMMWSWYMANEMQFYVMAALLLALARKYFKAVAVTLIVFLLSSWSISGIISLQHQYTHKVALPFESFDFLYDKPWQRVGSYIVGMCAGYVLYKVKTPPLVSRRLNLSLWAGSLFVLLIVVFGVWEGQLSTVSSAFYVGVAHTAFGCGLVWIVLSCCWGLAPTVNAILSYRVMWPLSRLTYCAYLIHPIIMFICSSHMSGTVHLSNPLILTLFLGNAVVSFGSAFVISAFFEAPVIRILKICFKK, from the exons ATGCCATACTCAAGGATTGCCTTAGTGGCTCTTCTACTGCTCATCTCCAGTTGCCCCGGCAGGTCCTCGAATGGGACACATAAACAGCAGGCAGAGGCCCTCACAGGACATCGGTATTCGAGCAACATCACCATCCTGCATGAAGTCGAGGACTCTGAAACCGAAACACCATTAGTTTTGAACACACACGAGATACTGCCGCTCAAGCCGCTGAAGAAGAAGGCCTATCTGCCGCTGGAGAAGATACTGCCAAGCATTGAGTATGTGAAGCCACCGCATCCGCTCAAGGACTATGAACTACATCCGGTTACCTTTGACTTCAACTTGGGCGATCTGGAGGATCTGGAGCATGAGGTGATCAAAAAGGGTGACCTCAGCAGCCAGGAACAGCATGTCCTGGCCTCGGACACCAGCTACAGTCCCTCCAATCCCGACGAGAACGACACCGTGGACGTGGAGCTATCCACCGAGCCCACAACGGCCACCTTGCCGGGAACAACCACAACCACGACGACTGGAACTCCGGTgacaaccaccaccaccaccaccaccagcagcactCACATCCTGAAGATCCTGCGCAGTAAGCCCCAAATGGCGCCCAAACTGGGTCGTGATCTGCTCAAGCAGAGTGGCGATGATGAGCTGCAGGTGAAGACCCTGGGCAGCACCATCAATAGCATCAATCGCTATCTGGTGGCCAATGCCAATGGAACGGGCAACGGCAGCATGGCCGAGAGTCTCTATGGCCAGGCCAACTACTTCCAGCTGGTGGCCAATCTCTATGACCACTTCTATTGGCAAATATCCGAGATTCGGACAAGCGTTCGCACAGGTTGCGGCCTAGAGATGCAGGCCTATCTAACAGCCCTGCATTCCAGTTATGAGTGGGCGCAGAAGG CTTATGACTCCTCTGGTCGCTATCGTGGCCAGCTGCTCTTTGGCAACGATAAGTGGCTGGGTCAGCTATCCTTTTGCTACGAGGTCAATCGCCAGAGTTCAAGTGAGGAACGAAAACACTTCGACATGGAGTTCTATGTGGCGGATGTGGCACTTCACTTGCCCCGGCTGAATCGATCG ATGCTTTTGAGCCTGGGCGAGTGCCTGCCCAAATCCTGCTCGGCCCACGATGTCCAGTCCATCTTGTCCCTGGATCCATATGCTCGAATGCTCACCGTTCTAGGGGCACACAATACCTCGGTGCAGCAACCTCCGCTCCAGGTTCTGCACGTCCGCACTGTGCCCGGTCTCTACAGTCACTGGCGACAGCTCAAGTTCCAGGTCTTCAT AAGCTTTATGCTCACTTTATTCCTGGTGATCCTGGTGGCCTCCTATTACCAGCTAAAGATCGACGAACGTCGCTTGGTGGTGGCCCCGATTGCGGCTATTAGTGGCAAATGCGATGGAACCTCGGCGAAGAATGGTGGCTTCTATGCCAAGCCCTTCGAGCTCTTTCAAATGCGTCCCTTGGGCAGCACAAATCCTTCGACAGAGGGTGCCGAAATTGATGTCAATGGGAATAGACAAAGATCGGGGGACTCAACCGATGTGGCAGATGGTGTAAACGGGGTAGTTGGTGACCCCAACACCTCCACAGCGATGGGTTCAATGGCGGCCAAGTCGGAAATGACCGATTATCAGGTGGAAACCGGAAGCTGTGCCGGAGCCACAGGAACCTATGAGGCAGAGCAACCCATTG CCCTGCACCAGCAAATACTCTTATGCTTTGCCTTGCAAACCAATGCCAAGgccattttaaatattgacaagaccaaggAG ACTCACACTTCCTGTCTGCATGGTCTGAGGGTCTTCTCTGTTCTCTGGACCATGATGGTACACACCTATCTGCAGATGTTCGCCATTGGCGAAAATAAA TTCGAAAGGGTCATCACGGAGCGTTCCTTCTGGTATCAGGTGATTGGCAATGCCACCTTCTCGGTGGACTCGTTCTTCTTCATCAGCGGCCTGTTGGTCACCCTGCTCTACCTCAAGCAGGATCGCAAACATCCTGCCGAGACCTGCCTCTTCATCAAGCGCAGCTGTTCGGAAACCTTTATGATGCTGCTCTATCGCTATCTGCGACTCACTCCAGTGTATCTCTTTGTGGTCATCTTCAATGACTTTGCCGTAAG ACAAGGTTTGGAAACCTCGGTCTTTCAGCCGGCCAAAATCGAGCACAACACTTGCCGCGTCTATTGGTGGCGCAATATTCTGTACATAAACAACTACTTTCCGCAGACGGAGATGTGTATGATGTGGAGTTGGTATATGGCCAATGAAATGCAGTTCTATGTGATGGCTGCATTGCTCTTGGCCTTGGCCAGAAA GTACTTTAAGGCCGTGGCTGTCACGTTAATCGTATTTCTACTTAGCTCATGGAGCATCTCTGGTATTATCTCCCTGCAGCACCAGTACACCCACAAAGTGGCCCTGCCCTTCGAGTCCTTTGACTTCCTGTATGACAAACCCTGGCAGCGAGTGGGCTCTTATATAGTGG GAATGTGTGCTGGCTATGTTTTATACAAGGTGAAGACTCCGCCGCTAGTCTCCAGGCGATTAAACCTATCCCTTTGGGCGGGCAGCCTGTTTGTGCTCCTCATAGTGGTCTTTGGCGTTTGGGAGGGCCAACTGAGCACCGTCAGCAGTGCGTTCTACGTGGGCGTGGCCCACACCGCCTTCGGATGCGGATTGGTCTGGATCGTATTGTCCTGCTGCTGGGGCCTGGCGCCCACCGTAAATGCGATCCTGTCGTATCGCGTTATGTGGCCCCTGTCGCGACTCACGTACTGCGCCTATCTGATCCATCCCATCATCATGTTCATCTGCTCCTCGCACATGAGCGGCACCGTCCACCTGAGCAATCCCCTCATCCTGACCCTGTTCCTGGGCAACGCCGTCGTCTCGTTCGGCTCAGCCTTTGTCATATCCGCCTTCTTCGAGGCGCCCGTCATCCGAATACTCAAGATCTGCTTCAAAAAATAA
- the LOC119557672 gene encoding uncharacterized protein LOC119557672 isoform X1, giving the protein MPYSRIALVALLLLISSCPGRSSNGTHKQQAEALTGHRYSSNITILHEVEDSETETPLVLNTHEILPLKPLKKKAYLPLEKILPSIEYVKPPHPLKDYELHPVTFDFNLGDLEDLEHEVIKKGDLSSQEQHVLASDTSYSPSNPDENDTVDVELSTEPTTATLPGTTTTTTTGTPVTTTTTTTTSSTHILKILRSKPQMAPKLGRDLLKQSGDDELQVKTLGSTINSINRYLVANANGTGNGSMAESLYGQANYFQLVANLYDHFYWQISEIRTSVRTGCGLEMQAYLTALHSSYEWAQKAYDSSGRYRGQLLFGNDKWLGQLSFCYEVNRQSSSEERKHFDMEFYVADVALHLPRLNRSMLLSLGECLPKSCSAHDVQSILSLDPYARMLTVLGAHNTSVQQPPLQVLHVRTVPGLYSHWRQLKFQVFISFMLTLFLVILVASYYQLKIDERRLVVAPIAAISGKCDGTSAKNGGFYAKPFELFQMRPLGSTNPSTEGAEIDVNGNRQRSGDSTDVADGVNGVVGDPNTSTAMGSMAAKSEMTDYQVETGSCAGATGTYEAEQPIALHQQILLCFALQTNAKAILNIDKTKEVSLETHTSCLHGLRVFSVLWTMMVHTYLQMFAIGENKFERVITERSFWYQVIGNATFSVDSFFFISGLLVTLLYLKQDRKHPAETCLFIKRSCSETFMMLLYRYLRLTPVYLFVVIFNDFAVRQGLETSVFQPAKIEHNTCRVYWWRNILYINNYFPQTEMCMMWSWYMANEMQFYVMAALLLALARKYFKAVAVTLIVFLLSSWSISGIISLQHQYTHKVALPFESFDFLYDKPWQRVGSYIVGMCAGYVLYKVKTPPLVSRRLNLSLWAGSLFVLLIVVFGVWEGQLSTVSSAFYVGVAHTAFGCGLVWIVLSCCWGLAPTVNAILSYRVMWPLSRLTYCAYLIHPIIMFICSSHMSGTVHLSNPLILTLFLGNAVVSFGSAFVISAFFEAPVIRILKICFKK; this is encoded by the exons ATGCCATACTCAAGGATTGCCTTAGTGGCTCTTCTACTGCTCATCTCCAGTTGCCCCGGCAGGTCCTCGAATGGGACACATAAACAGCAGGCAGAGGCCCTCACAGGACATCGGTATTCGAGCAACATCACCATCCTGCATGAAGTCGAGGACTCTGAAACCGAAACACCATTAGTTTTGAACACACACGAGATACTGCCGCTCAAGCCGCTGAAGAAGAAGGCCTATCTGCCGCTGGAGAAGATACTGCCAAGCATTGAGTATGTGAAGCCACCGCATCCGCTCAAGGACTATGAACTACATCCGGTTACCTTTGACTTCAACTTGGGCGATCTGGAGGATCTGGAGCATGAGGTGATCAAAAAGGGTGACCTCAGCAGCCAGGAACAGCATGTCCTGGCCTCGGACACCAGCTACAGTCCCTCCAATCCCGACGAGAACGACACCGTGGACGTGGAGCTATCCACCGAGCCCACAACGGCCACCTTGCCGGGAACAACCACAACCACGACGACTGGAACTCCGGTgacaaccaccaccaccaccaccaccagcagcactCACATCCTGAAGATCCTGCGCAGTAAGCCCCAAATGGCGCCCAAACTGGGTCGTGATCTGCTCAAGCAGAGTGGCGATGATGAGCTGCAGGTGAAGACCCTGGGCAGCACCATCAATAGCATCAATCGCTATCTGGTGGCCAATGCCAATGGAACGGGCAACGGCAGCATGGCCGAGAGTCTCTATGGCCAGGCCAACTACTTCCAGCTGGTGGCCAATCTCTATGACCACTTCTATTGGCAAATATCCGAGATTCGGACAAGCGTTCGCACAGGTTGCGGCCTAGAGATGCAGGCCTATCTAACAGCCCTGCATTCCAGTTATGAGTGGGCGCAGAAGG CTTATGACTCCTCTGGTCGCTATCGTGGCCAGCTGCTCTTTGGCAACGATAAGTGGCTGGGTCAGCTATCCTTTTGCTACGAGGTCAATCGCCAGAGTTCAAGTGAGGAACGAAAACACTTCGACATGGAGTTCTATGTGGCGGATGTGGCACTTCACTTGCCCCGGCTGAATCGATCG ATGCTTTTGAGCCTGGGCGAGTGCCTGCCCAAATCCTGCTCGGCCCACGATGTCCAGTCCATCTTGTCCCTGGATCCATATGCTCGAATGCTCACCGTTCTAGGGGCACACAATACCTCGGTGCAGCAACCTCCGCTCCAGGTTCTGCACGTCCGCACTGTGCCCGGTCTCTACAGTCACTGGCGACAGCTCAAGTTCCAGGTCTTCAT AAGCTTTATGCTCACTTTATTCCTGGTGATCCTGGTGGCCTCCTATTACCAGCTAAAGATCGACGAACGTCGCTTGGTGGTGGCCCCGATTGCGGCTATTAGTGGCAAATGCGATGGAACCTCGGCGAAGAATGGTGGCTTCTATGCCAAGCCCTTCGAGCTCTTTCAAATGCGTCCCTTGGGCAGCACAAATCCTTCGACAGAGGGTGCCGAAATTGATGTCAATGGGAATAGACAAAGATCGGGGGACTCAACCGATGTGGCAGATGGTGTAAACGGGGTAGTTGGTGACCCCAACACCTCCACAGCGATGGGTTCAATGGCGGCCAAGTCGGAAATGACCGATTATCAGGTGGAAACCGGAAGCTGTGCCGGAGCCACAGGAACCTATGAGGCAGAGCAACCCATTG CCCTGCACCAGCAAATACTCTTATGCTTTGCCTTGCAAACCAATGCCAAGgccattttaaatattgacaagaccaaggAGGTAAGTTTAGAG ACTCACACTTCCTGTCTGCATGGTCTGAGGGTCTTCTCTGTTCTCTGGACCATGATGGTACACACCTATCTGCAGATGTTCGCCATTGGCGAAAATAAA TTCGAAAGGGTCATCACGGAGCGTTCCTTCTGGTATCAGGTGATTGGCAATGCCACCTTCTCGGTGGACTCGTTCTTCTTCATCAGCGGCCTGTTGGTCACCCTGCTCTACCTCAAGCAGGATCGCAAACATCCTGCCGAGACCTGCCTCTTCATCAAGCGCAGCTGTTCGGAAACCTTTATGATGCTGCTCTATCGCTATCTGCGACTCACTCCAGTGTATCTCTTTGTGGTCATCTTCAATGACTTTGCCGTAAG ACAAGGTTTGGAAACCTCGGTCTTTCAGCCGGCCAAAATCGAGCACAACACTTGCCGCGTCTATTGGTGGCGCAATATTCTGTACATAAACAACTACTTTCCGCAGACGGAGATGTGTATGATGTGGAGTTGGTATATGGCCAATGAAATGCAGTTCTATGTGATGGCTGCATTGCTCTTGGCCTTGGCCAGAAA GTACTTTAAGGCCGTGGCTGTCACGTTAATCGTATTTCTACTTAGCTCATGGAGCATCTCTGGTATTATCTCCCTGCAGCACCAGTACACCCACAAAGTGGCCCTGCCCTTCGAGTCCTTTGACTTCCTGTATGACAAACCCTGGCAGCGAGTGGGCTCTTATATAGTGG GAATGTGTGCTGGCTATGTTTTATACAAGGTGAAGACTCCGCCGCTAGTCTCCAGGCGATTAAACCTATCCCTTTGGGCGGGCAGCCTGTTTGTGCTCCTCATAGTGGTCTTTGGCGTTTGGGAGGGCCAACTGAGCACCGTCAGCAGTGCGTTCTACGTGGGCGTGGCCCACACCGCCTTCGGATGCGGATTGGTCTGGATCGTATTGTCCTGCTGCTGGGGCCTGGCGCCCACCGTAAATGCGATCCTGTCGTATCGCGTTATGTGGCCCCTGTCGCGACTCACGTACTGCGCCTATCTGATCCATCCCATCATCATGTTCATCTGCTCCTCGCACATGAGCGGCACCGTCCACCTGAGCAATCCCCTCATCCTGACCCTGTTCCTGGGCAACGCCGTCGTCTCGTTCGGCTCAGCCTTTGTCATATCCGCCTTCTTCGAGGCGCCCGTCATCCGAATACTCAAGATCTGCTTCAAAAAATAA